Proteins from a single region of Nerophis lumbriciformis linkage group LG36, RoL_Nlum_v2.1, whole genome shotgun sequence:
- the LOC133576940 gene encoding uncharacterized protein produces the protein MFSSPEEEEMSTKWSHITPERYRNDEEDVFDADDEEEIRPKKKKLQILIQAPPLPVLPPLNFPNSSEYQTTSASTSQYYTSPRHPGRPHSPARSSTYRLSPDRNHASSSSQYQTTPASTSQYQTTPRSSRNALESELFQLNMKVQKIVEKQGELMRMLRGLAAQSVGPEAVDVQDLIEKPFETLEQLKTFCEQLDTDLLLRKQLVKALTALGGQNLADTVRTMLRKIATNKVLEQLGLRGKTGKVAFEDLPFYRIIIKACRGVHKQTTTAEVDCELGEVLKLATFRKGGSKFEEKRRN, from the exons ATGTTTTCGAGCCCAGAGGAAGAAGAAATGTCAACCAAATGGAGCCACATCACCCCTGAACGTTATAGAAACGATGAGGAAGATGTGTTTGATGCTGACG ACGAAGAGGAAATTCGGCCAAAAAAGAAGAAATTACAGATCCTCATCCAGGCACCCCCACTGCCAGTGCTCccaccattgaactttccaaacTCCAGCGAGTACCAGACCACTTCAGCCAGTACCAGCCAATACTACACCAGTCCAAGGCATCCAGGCCGACCTCACAGCCCAGCGAGAAGCAGCACTTACAGGCTCAGTCCAGACAGGAATCATGCATCCAGCTCAAGCCAGTACCAAACCACTCCAGCCAGTACGAGTCAGTACCAGACCACTCCAAGAAGCAGCAGGAATGCCCTTGAAAGTGAAC ttttccaGTTAAACATGAAAGTTCAAAAAATAGTTGAGAAGCAGGGAGAACTGATGCGCATGCTGAGAGGGCTGGCAGCACAGTCTGTGGGGCCAGAAGCTGTGGATGTTCAAGATCTCATTGAGAAGCCTTTCGAGACTCTTGAGCAGCTTAAGACCTTCTGTGAACAGCTCGACACTGATCTTCTGCTCAGAAAGCAGCTG gtGAAAGCTCTTACTGCTCTTGGTGGGCAGAATTTGGCAGACACGGTGAGGACAATGCTGAGGAAAATTGCCACAAACAAAGTCCTGGAGCAGCTTGGTCTCCGTGGAAAGACAGGCAAAGTGGCGTTTGAGGACTTGCCCTTTtacagaataataataa AGGCATGCAGGGGTGTTCACAAACAGACGACCACAGCTGAAGTAGATTGTGAGCTTGGAGAGGTCCTGAAACTGGCCACTTTTCGAAAGGGAGGTTCAAAGTTTGAG gagaagaggaggaattaa